The DNA region gacataaggaacaatttcttcatggaaagggttgtcaaggcctggaccaggctgtgcagggcagtggtggagtctccattcctgCAGGAACTGAAAAgtgatggagatgtggtgctgagggacacggtttagcagTGGCCCTCATAGTGTTGGATTAACgattggacttgatcataaaagtcttttcctgcctaactaattctgtgatctgttaaAGGTTCACACCTGCAGGCACTCACCTGCCTTCCACCCAAAACAAGAGTTGAGAAAGAGGCCACCAGCTAGAACTGGGAGTGAAAGCTATTAGGAAAGAGGTGGGGATTCCCACATCCACATTGCTCGCTCAGGACTTGTAGTACAGGAGGAGCACAACATCACTCTCTCATCACATCTGGAACAGCACTCAGAAGTTGCTATTTTCCCTTAACATTGGTGAGAAAAAGATCTTGCCCTTCTGCTTTTGGGCACAACACCAGCTCTAGCATGGGGAAAGCAGATAAAAGCTgcctatgccagggcagggccaAAAGGTGGTAGTgttccaacctatcaccactAGTTTATTTTAATGTTTATTGCATTGGCTGTTTCctgcaacaaaaccaacagaaaaCCAGGTCAGGGCAGACGTTTGCCATGGAGACAACAAAACTGTCACATCCCCTTGTTGGCAGAAAAGTTACTTGGGaaatgacagagcaggaccttttGCCCTTTAGTTCTCAAAGGATAAAAACCCTAAAACAAATCCAGGTGGTTGAAGGCTTTCTCATCCTTAAATACCTGTTTCTTGCATCCACAAAGGAATTGCAAAATGAGGGCAGAGCCCAggaaccttccccagcacaactcccaCACAGTTAGGGGTGAAATTAGGGGTTTGGGCTCTAAGAGCTCTTCCAAGTACAGCAAATAATTTGAAAACACAATTAAAAAAAGATGCAAGACATCTAAAATACCTCTTGATCACCTCATTCTAGTGTTGCTAGTATTTTGCCTACCTAACAATACCTAAAGAGCTCCTTTGAAAcacaaaaggaagagaaatcaCAGAGAACTTGCACTCAAACGTTCTGATGGAACACTGTGGCAGCAGTGGCCTGAGGAACATCCTGACGATCCCTGTTGATCCtccagctttctcctgcaaccaCTGCCATAATTTCATTCCCCTTGGACCAGAGACAGCTCCCTGACTCAGATTTAAATTGTCCTGCTCCAAGCCTGAATCTGCCAGGTCTGTAGATAAAGGTGCCTTTCAACCTTGAAATTCCACCAGAAGGCTCAAAAGTGCAGGTGCCCAAGGAAGCAGATCCAGTGCCACCAGTTCAAACACAGGGAAGGCTTCACCAGGCTCATCACTGTGCCCAAAGCAGGACCTGAGTGGAGTCCCAACTCCCAGGGTCATTATCTCCAAGTTCTCCTTCCCTCAAAAGAGCCCAAGAAGGCTCTCTTGAGCCCAaggcagggaaagggagaggcagaagagggaggagaacagAAAAACTAAAGAACTCTCTAATATTAACAGCACATTAATATTAAGTACTAAGTGGTCAAGAAGTCCAACACCTAAAGGCTGCTTCATCAACATTAATTTGTCTCTGCTAAGTAACAAAACATTTTCTATTCCTGTTAGCTTTGGTCAAGCACTTTAGCTCCTCCTATACATGCATTCTGCTTGATTTTCAAGTACCTGGGTGATGGAGAGAGTACAAACTGCACCAGAAATGCTTCATCATCTACTGCCCTATCAGAATACCTTCAGTGTCATATCCTGATTTCTGAGTGGTTATTAAATGTTCCACTTCATCAAATGGGTATTTTGGATTTAAGTGTTGAAGAGCTGCCCCACTACAGGAGACCAAACAGGTCCACTGGGGTCCAAAAATGGAATTGGAGAGTCAGGAGACAAAGACACCATAGTGTTACACCCCTGGgaaaagcaggagcagtgttTGTGGTCACAACACATATCCCAAAAGCCTGTTGAACAGGACCAACAGCAGAAGAGCAAAGCTGTGTCACCACAGAAGGGACTGACACAGCTTTTTACACCCACACTGTggggcaccaagcaggacatgctcctccccagctgtcctTCTCTCTTCAGCCCTGATTCACCAGTCTACCCCCAGAAAGCTCCCAGTTtcagctcctctcctcttccccctcctctcccctcttccctctctatCCAATTAACCTCTTGGACTCTTTTTGAGGGAAGGACAACTTGGAGTTCTTTATCTCATGAGCCCCACCCTGCTCCCAGGTGCCCCCAGTAACATCCCCATACCCCATCTACTTCCCTCACACTTGTTTTGTGAGAAATGGTAGCACTTAAACCCCACACATACACAAACCCCATACTTTGCACAAGTGAAATAAAACCACTCTCTGAAGTCCTGAGAACTGGAAATTGAACCCACAAACCTGCACTCCTTCCCAGCTTGCTGTAGGGAAGCCAGAAGACACCCACCAATAAGTATATACATAGCCAGACATCTAGAGGCACCAAATCCAAGTGATGTCAGAGCTGTTCCAAGCCCTACCAGTGGCTGAATTATGCTGCTGCTTCAAAACCAtccctgccccagccagcaTCCAACAACCTTTTTGTCCCAAGTCATACACACCTACTACAGCAAATAGTGTGTTCCTGGAGTAGTCCTAATTAAAGAGCTGTAAAAGAACAGTTCCACACATTAAGCTGCAAATCACAGAAAGGTAGGGAGTTGGAAAGTACCtcaggagatcattgagtccaactcccccaccCAGGCAGGGTCGcctagagaaaaaaagaaatcacagaggaccatgtccaggtgggttttcaatGTCTCCAGTGAAACAGATtcagtctgggcagcctgttccactgttgtGTCACTCtcaaattaaagaagttcctccttatcTTTAGATAGAATTTcttgtgttcaagtttgtgcctgtcactgggcaccactgagaaaagcctgatcccatcctcctgacactgaccctttaagtactgatcAGCATCAATGAGATCTCtccccagtcttctcttctctagactaaaaagccccagtcctctcagtctttcctcggCAGAGAGACGTTCCAGTCCCTTcaacatctttgtagcccttttctGTATCTCCTGCAGCAAATCTCAGTCCTttctgaactgggaagcccagaactgaacccaagaCTTGAgctatggcctcaccaggacagagcagaggggaagacgAACTTCCCTCAAGCcactggtcacactcttcttgatgtaCCCAAGGATACACCCAGGGTAACAGCAAAAACAATACACCACCTCAGACTGAACCTTCTCCAGGAAAAGTCTCCAGGTCCCAAGGATCCAAACCCAAAAACCTCAATTCTACTCTGAGGAACCAAGCCCACAGCTAGTTACAAAGGGTCACGCTCTGCTAGAGCTGACTGCTCAGCCTCCATCTCAAGGATGCTGCTTCTTCAAGGAAGTTAAAAGCAGGAATGTATGGGGCAGGCACCTTGGTGGTCGTTGAGCACGGCCAGTGCCCAGCAGGCTGCACCAACCCTGCCAAAACTCATTTCAGAACTGTCATACTGAATTTCTCTCCTTAGTGAAGAAGGAAAGCAGCCATGCattgcccagcagctgccagcagtgcaagAAGGGAGAAACCAAGCCCTCTGGGATGCCCTGGATGATGGTACAACAGAGCTTGGATTACCAGCAATTGGCTACTTGTGTGATGTCAGGACTGAGCACTCCATGTGCCAGCAACCAGGAGACAGCCTGGAAGTGAGGTAAAGATGACAAGAACTGTCCAACTTACATCACTGCACTGTGCCATGGAGAACATCTCCACAAGAGGACACATAGCCAAGTCCTCACAGTCCCTACGTCAAGGGACAACAAACCTGGAAAGAGATCTCAGCTGCACAACGTCCTCCTAGCAGAAAGATGTTTCATTCAGCACTGTGTAGAGGCTGGACAAAGCAGCGGCACAAACGACCTCctgtctgcctctctggagaggagaaaaatggccTAAAGGAGTCcaacagagctgcaggagaatgGACACCAATGCTAGACCATTTTCCTCTGAagaccatccagcccaagccccatGCTAAAGTAGGGCCACCACAACAGGATGATCAATGTCCAGATAGGtctggaatctttccagaggaggagactccacaacccctctgggcagcctgctccagcatcttcaaAAAGCTTCTACTTACACCTCTCCAGACACCAAAGAGTTTGTTGCCATTCAAAAATGGAGCAAGGCAACATCACAGGCACATCTGATTCTCCTTGTCCCTGCCTCTCCCGCCTGCCAAAGCACCAAATCCAGACAGTTTCTGCTCTGACTCCTGCCAAGCCAAGCCAGCAGGACACAGACACAGCCAACTGGTTCACAACCATGATGGATCCCACATTTGTCTAACTATAGCGGTTGACACCTGCAGATGCTGCACAGGAATATGGGTCCATTAGGTAGGTCTGCAGGTGCTAGAGGCACATCTCATGGCATGCACAAGCTTTTGTCTGGTGTCACAAGACAGATTTGTCTTAGAGATATACTCCCACCTCTGCCATCCTCTTCCTTCCTTAAGCAGGTCCACTTAAACCACAACAAAGCCAAGCAAGAGCTTTAAAAGGGAGGTGACCAAGCACAGGACAGCTCAGGAGTAAGGTAGAAGCCTTACTCCAACCAAACTTCTCCTCAGTGTTTCCTCCCTGACCATCAACAACAGATTCATCTCCTGCAGGATGTAGAAAACCATTTCCAAATCCAAGTgtctcccagcacacagccaacAAGCACCACAGGAAGGATGTTCCTACCTTCCTTGGTGGAGCCCTGCATCTtggtggctggcagcctgcagagcctgtgCTTGGTGATCTGCACCAGGCCCTTGGGTGAGGAGCGTTTTGGTGTTGCAGAAGTttttcctttcaaggagttTTTCTTCCTGAGGTGGAAGTGACCTTTCAGAGACGTGGTGGGAGAGATGTTCTTCTTCTCTGTCGGGGAACTGGGAAAGAGAACACCGCAAAGTTAGCAGACAGTAAAGAGGTGACCAAAATGCACTTGGTCCCTTTGCCCAGAGCCGAGATGGAAGGAGGGTCACCAAGGTCCACACTTTCTCCAGCAATTCAAGCCTCTTCTGCTTTCCCCAGCCCCCAACacggtgaggtggtggagtctgaaaagcagccaaaatagcttcttccttctctttgaaTGTTTTGCTGTTATTCAGGTCAGGGAGGAGTCTCATCAGTGCTGCAGCAAAATCTTTGGAGAACAGGGATGGGAGAGAAGAAAACCAAGCTCTGTTTGAAAGGCTGAAGTCCAGAGTTACACAACTGGTCAAACAATTAAGGCTTGAGACCTTCTAACCCTGGAAAGTGGCCTCCAGACAAAACAAAGTCACCACACTTATGAAGACAAAGGTACATACGTCCTCCAGAACACAACAACCCtcagaacaagttctttaccacaagggtagtggaacactggaagaggctgtccagggaggtaggtggtcaaggccccatccctggagaaactcaaggtgaggctcgacagggctctgggcagcctgatctagttgatgatgcccctgctgactgcagagggggctggcctggttgatctttggaggtcccttccaacccagaacaTTCTACAATTCCACGACTGTGAATTTCACTTCTAGCCATGACTTAGGTGACAGGACACAAAATGTGGCCAGCAATGAGAGGACACTGAAAACACTGGTAACTTACCCTGAGTTCCCTTTCCTCTTGATGATTTTGGTCCGACTCTTCACTTTGTAACTGGAGAGTGTGGCATCACCAAAGGACTTGGGCTCACCAAGATCACCAGCTGCAGTACTGGGAAGCGgtagagcagccccagctcgaGAGAGGCTGGGAGTTGGAGGCTTCTTCTGATCCTCAGATCTCCACCTGAACACAGACTTGGAGGTGGAGGGTGAGGTCTGCAGGCTGGATGCTTTCCACTTGTATTTGCTGGGACAAACACCCACTTTGGACTGCAGCCCTGATTTCTTCAGCTTTGTCCCCAGATCTGCTTTTGGTGACACCTTAGCACCTCTGTCAGCTCCAACAACAGCCTTCTTTGTGCTTTCCAGAGCTCTAGGGCTGGCCCATCTCTTCACAGCACGAGAGCACTTCCCAGGGTTGGCAACCCAGGTGTAATTAGTTTTCCTGAACTTTGGAGATTTGCTGGAGAGGGATGTTGAGGCAGCTCTTTGGAGACTGGGGGCTTTGGGGGCTACAGAAAACCTGCTCTTGGCTGGTGTCATGCCCACCACCAAACTGGCAGCCTGAGGATCTCTAGAGCCCATCTCACCACTCCCAAAGAGCTTCGGTTCTCTGAGAtcatccctgctctgctcacagctgggCTGACCAGAGGCTGGAggctctgcctttctcctgcccAGGTGGCGAGCAGGCGGATCCTGAGCTGGCAAGACCAAAGGGTGCTGCTGCGGCTCGGATTTCAGCGTGACGGCGCTTTCACTGCTGCCTCCGCAGGTGTCAAGGGAACTGTCGCCAGACAGCTGCACCCTCCGAGGCTTCTCCGACAGGCTCACGTGTGTCGAGCTCACGAAGCGGTGAGAGGAACTGAAGGAAACGGAgagagaaggtctcctctcctcAGGCTGGCTCCTGGACAGAGACTTTGGCATGTTTCTACTGTCAACTGCGGCACCAACCACtgtctgcagcccagaaaactCACAGTAAGAGCCCACATCACCAAAACCTTCTGTCTTCACAAAAGGACCAGCCCTCTGTGGCAGCTGGATCCCCACAACGATGTTGCCATCCGTGGTTAAGTCCACATGTCTCTCTGGAGATGAGGATCCTGGCAGCTCGGGTGCTTGGCTGCTCCCAAAGCTTCCAAACACCTGAGAGGTGCTGGCGCTTCCACCATCACACACTGATCCTGGTGGATGGTTGACAAGGGAATATTTTTTCCTCCAGGAGTGACTCTGCTGGGGTTGGAAATCCCTGGAAGCTTGTTGGGGGTACCTGGTGGAAAATGTCCCCCTCCTGGTGAAGGAAGGCTGACGAGGATTGGTCCAGCGCACAGGTGCAGAGGGAGGTGGCCGCGGTGCGTCCCCATGGGTGTTTTTGTGGTCGTTGatgagccctgaggagaggacgGTGGCTGTTAATTACAgagtggcttgagttggaagggacctcagagattatctagttccaacctctggGCTACGGGCaaggcacctcccactagactaAGTTGCTCAGCGCCTCATCCAGTGGAGTTTGCGGCCTTCCTAATGAGAAAAATTTACTCTGAGGCCTATGAAGCGAGCGAGTGGTGCTAAG from Pogoniulus pusillus isolate bPogPus1 chromosome 14, bPogPus1.pri, whole genome shotgun sequence includes:
- the ZC3H3 gene encoding zinc finger CCCH domain-containing protein 3, with translation MEERERLWRQIRLLQGLINDHKNTHGDAPRPPPSAPVRWTNPRQPSFTRRGTFSTRYPQQASRDFQPQQSHSWRKKYSLVNHPPGSVCDGGSASTSQVFGSFGSSQAPELPGSSSPERHVDLTTDGNIVVGIQLPQRAGPFVKTEGFGDVGSYCEFSGLQTVVGAAVDSRNMPKSLSRSQPEERRPSLSVSFSSSHRFVSSTHVSLSEKPRRVQLSGDSSLDTCGGSSESAVTLKSEPQQHPLVLPAQDPPARHLGRRKAEPPASGQPSCEQSRDDLREPKLFGSGEMGSRDPQAASLVVGMTPAKSRFSVAPKAPSLQRAASTSLSSKSPKFRKTNYTWVANPGKCSRAVKRWASPRALESTKKAVVGADRGAKVSPKADLGTKLKKSGLQSKVGVCPSKYKWKASSLQTSPSTSKSVFRWRSEDQKKPPTPSLSRAGAALPLPSTAAGDLGEPKSFGDATLSSYKVKSRTKIIKRKGNSGSPTEKKNISPTTSLKGHFHLRKKNSLKGKTSATPKRSSPKGLVQITKHRLCRLPATKMQGSTKEGANLNFIRSPKVIKTRYRIVKKNVVSPGSSSFSSPIPNWKTRRPVTPRSLLLNQTRPTPQGGKSQHVQQRWRSKGYCCIGGVMYRVSANKLSKTSSTPGRARDLSTKSPGRAAGRSHCVPSPGFSPSSCLNKSATSRYIASRAVQRSLAIIRQAKQKKKKKEYCMYYNRFGKCNRGDSCPYIHDPEKVAVCTRFLRGTCKKTDGTCSFSHKVSKDKMPVCSYFLKGICSNSNCPYSHVYVSRKAEVCQDFLKGYCPMGEKCKKKHTLVCPDFAKKGVCPRGAKCKLLHPQKKRHLRDEEDGDRSDPPSKWRKVLEETGRDDPAQLHDDGETAGPSSTEPEVKFWKAANTSPTSCLRKLPSFISLQSPASSSDQSCKLEKDEEDFEDEPGSTKWKRTLPPASSRDSENTRLEEGSKGKQLQIKPRL